A genomic window from Punica granatum isolate Tunisia-2019 chromosome 2, ASM765513v2, whole genome shotgun sequence includes:
- the LOC116198071 gene encoding uncharacterized protein LOC116198071, with translation MLCAHKKWARLLKQYPLTRTGGCYCYSSSGSNNGSKTGSATGHSEDGGGKNSSSLSSYNETYKKLDSLDFTTAAKILFSEPPKKKRFGFDFHLVQFFFACMPSLAVYLVAQYARYEMRKMEAEQEEKKKQQEEEEKAKAVELEAAEQEKEAGAKREIQEVKERLDKLEQTVRDVVVEAKNKSPTSSLKKEDAAVGKQSQESPGSGASNKGSEP, from the exons ATGCTGTGCGCCCATAAGAAGTGGGCTCGTCTGTTGAAGCAGTACCCGCTGACACGAACAGGAGGATGTTACTGTTACTCCTCCTCCGGTAGCAACAATGGCAGCAAAACGGGAAGCGCCACTGGCCATTCCGAAGATGGTGGTGGCAAGAACAGTTCGAGCTTGAGCAGCTACAATGAGACATATAAGAAGCTCGACAGTCTCGATTTCACGACTGCTGCTAAGATTCTATTCTCCGAGCCCccaaagaagaagagattCGG GTTCGACTTTCATCTTGTGCAGTTCTTCTTTGCCTGCATGCCTTCACTGG CTGTTTACCTGGTGGCTCAGTATGCTCGCTATGAGATGAGAAAAATGGAAGCT GAacaggaggagaagaagaagcaacaagaagaagaggagaaggcGAAAGCTGTGGAACTGGAAGCTGCTGAGCAAGAGAAAGAAGCCGGGGCCAAAAGAGAGATTCAGGAAGTTAAAGAGAGATTGGATAAACTGGAACAAACCGTAAGAGATGTAGTCGTTGAGGCAAAGAACAAATCTCCTACCAGCTCTCTTAAAAAGGAGGACGCTGCTGTCGGTAAACAAAGCCAAGAATCACCTGGCTCCGGTGCCTCCAACAAAGGATCAGAACCCTGA
- the LOC116197502 gene encoding histone acetyltransferase of the MYST family 2-like, whose protein sequence is MGSIDPPKSEDNGSATAAVDLKSIAADGMPPLPAKQSNGTVTEPDAASKRRKASMLPLEVGTRVMCRWRDGKYHPVKVIERRKLGPNGLCDYEYYVHYTEFNRRLDEWVKLEQLDLDSVETVVDEKVEDKVTGLKMTRHQKRKIDETHVEGHEELDAASLREHEEFTKVKNIATIELGRYEIETWYFSPFPPEYNDCSKLYFCEFCLNFMKRKEQLQRHMRKCDLKHPPGDEIYRSGTLSMFEVDGKKNKVYGQNLCYLAKLFLDHKTLYYDVDLFLFYILCECDDRGCHMVGYFSKEKHSEESYNLACILTLPPYQRKGYGKFLIAFSYELSKKEGKVGTPERPLSDLGLLSYKGYWTRVLLDILKKHKGNISIKELSDMTAIKADDILNTLQSLDLIQYRKGQHVICADPKVLDRHLKAAGRGGLEVDVSKLIWTPYREQG, encoded by the exons ATGGGTTCGATAGACCCGCCGAAGAGCGAGGACAACGGCTCGGCCACCGCCGCTGTCGATCTGAAGTCGATCGCCGCTGACGGCATGCCCCCTCTCCCGGCGAAGCAATCCAACGGAACCGTGACAGAGCCCGATGCGGCGTCCAAAAGGAGGAAGGCGAGTATGCTCCCGCTTGAGGTCGGCACTCGCGTCATGTGTCGTTGGCGGGACGGGAAGTACCACCCCGTGAAGGTCATCGAGCGGCGGAAGTTGGGCCCTAATGGCCTCTGCGATTACGAGTATTACGTCCATTACACTGAAT TCAACAGGAGGCTTGATGAATGGGTGAAGCTTGAGCAACTTGATCTTGATTCAGTGGAGACTGTTGTTGATGAGAAAGTGGAGGACAAG GTGACTGGGTTGAAGATGACGCGACACCAAAAGCGAAAGATTGATGAGACCCATGTGGAAGGCCATGAGGAACTTGATGCTGCCAGTTTGCGCGAACATGAAGAGTtcacaaaagtaaaaaatattgcTACGATCGAGCTTGGCAGATATGAAATAGAAACGTGGTACTTCTCTCCCTTCCCGCCGGAGTACAATGACTGCTCTAAGCTCTACTTTTGTGAGTTTTGCCTCAATTTCATGAAGCGCAAGGAACAGCTTCAGAGGCACATGAGGAAGTGTGATCTTAAACATCCCCCCGGTGATGAAATATATCGAAGTGGTACATTGTCAATGTTTGAG GTTGATGGCAAAAAGAACAAGGTTTATGGGCAGAATCTTTGCTATTTGGCAAAATTGTTTCTTGATCACAAGACTCTTTACTATGACGTTGATCTCTTTCTGTTCTACATATTATGTGAATGTGATGATCGTGGATGCCACATGGTTGGATATTTTTCGAAG GAAAAACATTCGGAAGAATCGTATAATCTAGCTTGCATTCTCACACTTCCTCCTTATCAAAGAAAAGGCTACGGGAAGTTTCTTATAGCATTTT CATATGAGCTTTCCAAGAAGGAAGGCAAGGTCGGCACACCTGAAAGGCCCCTTTCTGACCTTGGGCTGTTGAGCTACAAGGGATACTGGACACGTGTTCTTTTGGACATCTTGAAAAAACACAAAGGCAATATATCTATCAAG GAGCTCAGTGACATGACTGCTATAAAAGCTGATGACATTTTGAACACCCTTCAGAGTCTCGATTTGATTCAGTATCGGAAGGGACAGCACGTAATCTGCGCAGACCCGAAAGTGTTGGATCGCCACTTAAAGGCAGCAGGTCGAGGCGGCCTCGAGGTCGATGTTAGCAAATTGATATGGACTCCCTACAGGGAGCAAGGTTAA